In the genome of Deltaproteobacteria bacterium, the window TCGAGAAAGAGCGAACCGCCGTCGGCTTCCTCGAATCTCCCGATGCGCCGGTGTGCGGCCCCCGTGAAGGCCCCCCTTTCATGACCGAAGAGCTCGCTTTCGAGGAGCGTTTCCGGGAGGGCGCTGCAGTTGACCACCATGAGGGGTTTCCCCGAACGGGGGCTCGTGGCATGAATCAGACGCGCGAACAACTCCTTTCCCGTTCCGCTCTCGCCCTGGATCAGGACGGTCGCGCGGCTCGAAGCTATCCGCCCGGCCATGTTGACCAGTTCCTGCATCCGGGGACTCTCATAGATGATCCGGTCCGTGAAAAGTCCCTTCTTCCAGAGTTTCTCCCGAAGGATCTCGTTTTCCCTGACGAGAACGCGCCGTTCCGAAATGCGGTTGATCAGGATCAGGAGCTCCTCGAGATCAACGGGCTTGGTAATATAGTCAACGGCCCCCGCTTTCATGGCATCCACGGCCGTTTCGATGGTCCCGTACGCCGTCATCATCACGATGTCGATCTCCGGATTGATGCCCTTGACCTTCCTGAGCACTCCCAGGCCGTCGAGGCCCGGCATTTTATAATCAAGGAGGATCAGATCGAAATGGCCGTCCATGATCCGGCTCACCGCCTCATCCCCGCTTCCGGCCTCCGCAACGTCATGGCCTTCCTGTTCGAGAAAATCACGCAGCATTTCCCGTTGCGTCTCGCCGTCTTCCGCTATCAGAATGTTCAACCGTTTCGCCATAGGGAATCCCCTTCCGAACAAATTCACGCAGCCTGAACGGGCAGCAGGATCTCAACGGTCGTGCCCGCGTTAATGGCACTGGTTATCCTGATCTCTCCCTGGTGCCCGCGAATGATCTCGTGGGCCAGGGGCAGCCCCAGCCCCAGCCCTTTTTCCTTTGTCGTAAATTCCGGACTGAACGCCTTTTCGAGTTCCTCCGCCGTCAGCCCCGTTCCTGTATCCGATATCCTGATACGGACCCGATCCTTTCCGTCAGGCTCGATATTCACCGTTATCACGCCCTCACCGGGAATCGATTCCATGGCGTTCTTGAAGAGATTGAAGAGAGCCTGCTTCATCTTGTCCATGTCCATGGCGACCATGGCATTATCGTCGTTCATCTGGGTCCGTATGACGATCCCCCGAGTCTTCGCTTCATCCTCCATGAGATCGAGTGTCTTCTGGATGACAAAGGCGATGGAGTGATCGCTGAGCTCCAGGCGGCGGCTTTTGAAAAACGTGGCGAATTCCTCGACGATGCCGTTCAGTCTCCTGATCTCATCACGAACGATTCCCGTGATCCGGTAAAATCCTTTTTGCCGGTCCTCGTCGCCGGGAACATACTCGCGCTGGATCCGCTGGCTGGCCATGCTGATCGCATTGAGGGGATTGCGGATCTCGTGGGCAAGCCCTGCCGCCAGTTGGCCCAGGGCCGAGAGGCGCTCCGCCTGCCGGAGCCGTGTTTCCATCTCCTCCACCCGCGCCGCGTGGCGTTTCTGATTTCGATAGAGGGCCCAAGTGGAAAGGACGCCGATCACCATGATGAATATCATGGAAGTGATCATCCGGTTCCGGTTCTCGGCGAGGATCATGTCGCTCCGCTCCCGGTCAAGGCCCAAGCGCGCAAAGGCGACCATGCCGCCATCCTCGATGCTCAAGGGAAGGATAATCTCGAGCAACCGCCGGTCGCGGAAAAGGATCTTCCGGCTTGCCTTCGGCAGTTTTCCCGTCAGCACGTCAAGAGACACCGGATCAAGCACTTCCACATTCTCGGGAACGTCGCCGGCACGGCCGATGACCTTTCCCTGCCCGTCCATGACGAGCAGAAAGGAGAGACCCTGCCCCCATCCCACTTCATCGATGGCCTTTCTGATGGCGATCTTCGTGCTCCAGTACCGAAGCCCCTTGTCATCAAGGGCGATAACGATCGTTCCACTCCCATCCTTTCGCCGCAGGGCAATATATCCCACTTCGTCAAGTTCTCCGAACCGGTTGAAGAGATTGATATTGACCTCGTCGCGGAGGATGTCCCCGCCAACGGCAGAGGAGGGCGCGATATCTTCCAGGAACTCCCGGCTCTTGAACAGTATTTTCCCTTCTTCGTCAAGAACGGCGATCAGCCAGAGATTCTCCCTCCTGGCGATCTCAATCAGGTCCTTTTCCTTCAGGAGTTCCTGTTTCCAGCGGAGATCGATCTCACGGGCGAGCGCCACGAGGTTCTTCACCAGGGATTCCTGCGGCGAAAAGGCCTTGTCACTGAGGGGGACAAAGGCGTCCTCGTCGCCCTGGTCCTCTTTCAGGGTTTGATAGAGATAGCTCAGGTTTTCCTTCGCCACGTTCTCGATGGTCGACACGATATCGATCCCCCGGTTCTCCATGATGCCCACCAGGGACTTGTCAAGGCGCCCCAGGTCCATGAGCCCCATGAACAATATGAGGATAATAAATATCACCATGACCAGGGCCACCGTCAGGGGCTGCAGCAGATTTTTCATCCGCCCCGGCGATTCCCCGTCACGGAATACTATGTTCCGGTCACCCTTCATTTCCACTCCCTTTTCAGGGTGGAATCCTGATCGATACACCACACCCGTACCTGCTGGGGTGTCAATACATGTCTGATCTCGATCTGATACTCGAGGACCAATTCCTCGAACCGCGCGTTCAGCAACTCGATGTCCCGACCTTTCTCCCGGATCGTTTCAACATCAGCGGCGGGATCGTTCAGAATCGCCGTCAGTTCTATGCGTTTTGCCAGGAGCTGTTCCCGCAGGCAGAACAATTTTTCCCGATATTTCTCCCGCACGCATTCAATAGCCCTGCTTTGCTCGCTGCCCAGCTCCATCTCACCCAGGGGGACGCACTTTTTCTCGACAACTTTCGGATACTCCCGGGCGGCATCGCCCGTTGACTCCTGAGCACATAAAAAAGGGGGATACAAGAGAAAAAGAGAAAGAAAAATAACCGTCGTGATGATGTGTTTCATCGGAATGACCACCTGGAAAAGCCATGACGGCTCGGTTTTTGCGTGATCTTTTTTTGCAGGTACCATATCACACTTTGCTTAATTACAATAGGTTGAAAAAAGAGAGGATTATGCCACGAAGGGGAACGAGTTCGACAATTTTGTCGAGCCTGCCGGGACTCTGTGGTAACCATGCAAGTATTTGCTATTATTGATATTAAAGCAAACCGACCGCACCGGTTCGACCTTTTTTTCCGGTATGTTCGGGGCGGCGGTCACGGTCCTGCCAATAAATAGCAGTCCTTTCAAATGGTTAATAAAATCATATACCCTGGCACGGATAATGCATCATTATATAATGCCGTAAGCCAGAACCTTCCTCCTAAGTATCTGGCTTAAACCCGAGAGCCGGCCGATCATTCAAATTGTCTCCGCACGAACAGTGCGTGGAGCGGAAGATGTGAACGCCAGAACCAGCCGACGAACAAACATGGAGTTCATATTCTTCTCCGACGGAACCGAATAAGGATGATTGGCCGGTTATAAAACCTCCAAGGGGAGGCTCAAAGCCTCCCCTTCCCTGTTTCTGATCCCCTGAAAAATACGGACCCCAAGCGGTCGGACAGCTTCGCAAAAGCTCCATCTTAAATAATCCAAAATAATCTTGACAGGGCCGGACAGGGCGGTTAAAGAATACGACATTTGCAGGGCTGCGTTCAGAGGTAAAATTGAGACGATCACACATTCACTCAGGGGAATCGAGACCATCACGCTAAAAAAGGAGACATCAATGAAAACGAGGATCACAGAGAGTTTCGGCATTAAATATCCTATCATGCTCTCCGGTATGAGCTGGATCAGTGTGCCGGAAATGGTGGCCGCCGTGTCCAACGCGGGCGGTCTGGGCCTCCTGGCGACAGGAGTGTTAAAAGCAAATGAAACGCGTGAGGCTATCAAGAAAATACGAAAGCTGACCGACAAGCCTTTCGGTGCTAACGCCACCCTTCTCTTTCCCGGTGCCAAAGAAAACGCCAAGATCCTTCTGGAGGAAAAAGTGCCGGTGATCAATTTTTCCCTCGGCAAGGGGGACTGGATCGCCGAGGCGGCCCATAAATACGGCGGAAAGGTGATCGCTACCGTCGTCACCGAAAAACATGCCATGGCCGCGGAGAAACAGGGTTGTGACGGTCTTGTCGTAACGGGCCATGAAGCGGCGGCTCACGGAGGCGATGCCACATCGCTCGTCCTGGTTCCCACCATTGCCGATGTGGTCAATATCCCCATAATCGCCGCCGGCGGTTTTGCCGATGGAAGGGGACTGGCTGCGGCCCTTGCCCTGGGTGCCGACGGGATCTCCATGGGAACCCGGCTGATGTCGACGAAGGAAAGCCCCCTGCATGAAAACTACAAAAAGCTTGCCGTTGAAAAGGGAGCCGACGACACCATTTACGGTCCCTATTTCGATGGACTCGGGTGTCGTTCACTGAAAACACCGGCAGCGATCAAGGCATACCGGAAGGGGCCCCTCGGCCTGCCGAATTTCTTCACCGCGCTGCCGAATTCGAAGCGGATCGCATCGATGCTCGGGTTACCCTACTTAAAGGTTTTCCTGGGTATCCTTTTCGCCGGCCCGAAGATCAGCATCCAGCTTGCCTACATGGCGAACGCCTTCAAGGCGATCTCCCTGGCCACCGAGGACGGCGACATAAAGAGAGGTGTCCTTACCGTCGGGCAGTCCACGGGACTCGTTCACGACATCCCCACCGTGGCGGAAGTCATCGAGCGGGTCGTCAAGGAAGCCGAAGAAGTGCAGGCGAAGGTATCGAAAACGATCACCGCCTAACTCATCTCAACCGTTCCAGAAAAAAATTCAGGGGCGCTCATCGGGCGCCCCTTTTGTTTTCCATTCATCAGGTTCAACGGCACCGGGGGGTCACTCCTCCTGTTTCCTGTTGAAGAGCGGTTCGATATATTC includes:
- a CDS encoding nitronate monooxygenase → MKTRITESFGIKYPIMLSGMSWISVPEMVAAVSNAGGLGLLATGVLKANETREAIKKIRKLTDKPFGANATLLFPGAKENAKILLEEKVPVINFSLGKGDWIAEAAHKYGGKVIATVVTEKHAMAAEKQGCDGLVVTGHEAAAHGGDATSLVLVPTIADVVNIPIIAAGGFADGRGLAAALALGADGISMGTRLMSTKESPLHENYKKLAVEKGADDTIYGPYFDGLGCRSLKTPAAIKAYRKGPLGLPNFFTALPNSKRIASMLGLPYLKVFLGILFAGPKISIQLAYMANAFKAISLATEDGDIKRGVLTVGQSTGLVHDIPTVAEVIERVVKEAEEVQAKVSKTITA
- a CDS encoding sigma-54-dependent Fis family transcriptional regulator; translation: MAKRLNILIAEDGETQREMLRDFLEQEGHDVAEAGSGDEAVSRIMDGHFDLILLDYKMPGLDGLGVLRKVKGINPEIDIVMMTAYGTIETAVDAMKAGAVDYITKPVDLEELLILINRISERRVLVRENEILREKLWKKGLFTDRIIYESPRMQELVNMAGRIASSRATVLIQGESGTGKELFARLIHATSPRSGKPLMVVNCSALPETLLESELFGHERGAFTGAAHRRIGRFEEADGGSLFLDEVGELSQPVQVKLLRFLQEREFQRLGGNQTIRSDVRIISATNRNLEERVKSGTFRDDLFYRLNVVVMDIPPLRERKEDIPLLVEHFIDRFSSENEKEIQGISSEAMDLLLKYDYPGNVRELENIIERAAVIARDPIISIQDLPFTEIRTRGPERGRRGDTLKDSIERLEHAMIRRALDEAGDNQSRAARILGITERALRYKLKKYGFK